The following are encoded in a window of Geobacter metallireducens GS-15 genomic DNA:
- a CDS encoding sigma-54-dependent transcriptional regulator, whose protein sequence is MENIDVLVVDDEAVIREGLRRILEKEGFHVETSASGQIALERMQEENFSLVITDLKMPGMSGMEVLKAIKVLQPEVPVIIITGFSTVDTAVEAMKNGAFDYIAKPFTPEQITEKVRKALDQRAVLIENIFLKKELGEHHGFDLFVGESKEIQKVYRRIIQVAPTDSTVLITGESGTGKELVARAIHNHSNRRENPFVAVDCTSLAENLLESELFGHVKGSFTGAIQTKTGLFKVADGGTLFLDEISNISLTTQAKLLRVLQEREITPIGGTQPVPIDIRLVAATNKNLRTLVPQGTFREDLFFRLNIIPIDLPPLRERKGDLPLLIAFFLKKFSEEMGREIRGLAPDAMALLEDYTFPGNVRELENIIERAVVLAEEDLIQKEDLELRLSGSEGTGVAAYVPQNVEELKETKRQIRERAVEPIEKAFVLQALKRNNWNITRAAEETGMLRPNFQALLKKLRISVRSQMNN, encoded by the coding sequence ATGGAAAACATTGATGTTCTTGTGGTGGACGATGAAGCGGTTATTCGCGAGGGACTGCGGCGCATCCTGGAGAAGGAGGGATTCCATGTGGAGACCTCGGCCAGCGGGCAGATTGCCCTCGAACGGATGCAGGAGGAAAACTTCAGTCTTGTGATTACCGACCTGAAGATGCCCGGCATGAGCGGCATGGAGGTTCTCAAGGCAATCAAGGTTCTGCAGCCGGAAGTTCCGGTTATCATCATTACCGGCTTCTCAACCGTCGACACCGCTGTGGAGGCCATGAAGAACGGTGCCTTCGACTACATCGCCAAACCCTTTACCCCCGAGCAGATTACGGAGAAAGTGAGGAAAGCTCTCGATCAGCGTGCAGTCCTGATTGAGAACATCTTTCTGAAGAAGGAGCTGGGAGAGCACCACGGCTTCGATCTCTTCGTGGGGGAGAGCAAGGAAATCCAGAAGGTCTACCGGCGCATCATCCAGGTTGCCCCCACCGACAGCACCGTTCTCATCACCGGCGAGAGCGGTACCGGGAAGGAGCTGGTTGCCCGGGCCATCCACAACCACAGCAACCGCCGCGAAAATCCCTTTGTTGCCGTCGACTGTACGTCCCTGGCCGAGAACCTCCTGGAAAGCGAATTGTTCGGCCACGTGAAAGGATCGTTCACCGGTGCGATCCAGACGAAAACCGGACTCTTCAAGGTGGCTGACGGCGGCACCCTCTTCTTGGACGAGATATCCAACATAAGCCTCACCACCCAGGCGAAGCTCCTGCGGGTTCTTCAGGAGCGGGAGATCACCCCCATCGGCGGCACCCAGCCGGTCCCCATCGACATCCGCCTCGTGGCTGCCACCAACAAGAACCTCCGGACCCTGGTCCCCCAGGGGACCTTCCGGGAAGACCTCTTCTTCCGCCTGAACATTATTCCCATAGACCTTCCTCCCCTGCGTGAGCGCAAGGGGGATCTGCCGCTCCTCATCGCCTTCTTCCTCAAGAAGTTTTCCGAGGAGATGGGGCGGGAAATCCGGGGACTGGCGCCTGACGCCATGGCACTCCTGGAGGATTACACGTTTCCCGGCAACGTACGGGAGTTGGAGAACATCATCGAGCGGGCCGTGGTCCTTGCCGAGGAGGATTTGATCCAGAAGGAAGATCTGGAACTGCGTCTCTCCGGAAGCGAGGGGACCGGAGTTGCGGCCTATGTCCCCCAGAACGTCGAGGAGTTGAAGGAGACCAAGCGGCAGATTCGGGAGCGAGCCGTGGAACCCATCGAAAAGGCCTTTGTCCTCCAGGCCCTCAAACGCAACAACTGGAACATTACCCGGGCTGCTGAGGAAACGGGTATGCTTCGGCCCAACTTCCAGGCGTTGCTTAAAAAACTGCGGATCTCAGTGCGAAGTCAGATGAACAATTGA
- a CDS encoding response regulator, which yields MLGLLIADNDTVARKELADLFIEAGYNVTVTNSAANALYGILKKTAQVVLIGSEFDNFKAGDLIPLLKQCDRNVTIILVSDEDSLPVMRKLRKDGIFYHALRPVKPEDKEEIRQAVRCAFENLLSARPAR from the coding sequence ATGTTAGGACTTCTCATCGCAGACAACGATACTGTTGCTCGCAAGGAACTGGCGGATCTTTTCATCGAAGCAGGCTACAACGTTACCGTGACCAACTCAGCGGCCAACGCCCTCTATGGGATACTCAAAAAAACCGCGCAGGTGGTCCTTATCGGGAGCGAATTCGACAATTTCAAGGCCGGCGATCTGATACCACTCCTCAAGCAATGCGATCGGAACGTTACGATTATCCTCGTATCCGATGAGGACTCCCTCCCGGTCATGCGTAAGCTTCGCAAGGATGGGATATTCTACCACGCACTGAGACCGGTCAAACCGGAGGACAAAGAAGAAATCCGCCAGGCCGTGCGATGCGCCTTCGAAAACCTTCTCAGCGCACGGCCGGCAAGATAA